The following are encoded in a window of Caldicellulosiruptor danielii genomic DNA:
- a CDS encoding flagellar basal body-associated FliL family protein: MKGEKLNSIILILLVLLLLMMVGMGIGFLTVVKNLSPTQSATQTTSVEKKPEKFYTYDVNDGKALMSNLQDTQTNAGRIIRVTVQLEVTDKKLPETLKEKNIVIADIIDSVLRSKTADELLKPEGKEKVRKEIKDRLNEIFENKVYNVNFGEFIIQ, translated from the coding sequence ATGAAAGGCGAAAAGTTGAATTCAATAATTCTCATTTTACTTGTTTTGCTTCTTCTAATGATGGTGGGGATGGGAATAGGTTTTTTGACAGTTGTAAAAAATTTATCGCCGACTCAATCAGCTACGCAAACTACTTCAGTAGAGAAAAAACCAGAAAAGTTTTATACATACGATGTAAATGATGGCAAGGCTCTTATGAGCAACCTCCAGGATACTCAAACAAATGCAGGAAGAATTATAAGAGTGACAGTTCAGCTTGAGGTGACAGACAAAAAGCTTCCTGAGACCTTGAAAGAGAAAAATATAGTTATTGCTGATATAATCGACAGTGTTTTGAGAAGCAAAACAGCAGATGAGCTTTTAAAGCCCGAGGGCAAAGAAAAGGTGAGAAAAGAGATAAAAGATAGGCTAAATGAGATATTTGAGAACAAAGTTTACAATGTCAATTTCGGTGAGTTTATCATCCAGTAA
- a CDS encoding flagellar hook capping FlgD N-terminal domain-containing protein, with protein sequence MTDMRVSNSANVSGSISSLPTSSSKNVLGKQEFLNLLVTQLRYQDPLKPMEDKEFVAQLAQFSALEQMQNLNQSFEFLKAQSMIGRYVVATSPQDASKLIEGRVDSIKIDGSKVYLKVNGTEVLSENVKEVYHTYSEEVLLNILNKVPSKEDLLEILSSLQKGE encoded by the coding sequence ATGACAGACATGAGAGTAAGTAATAGCGCAAATGTATCAGGTTCTATAAGTAGTTTGCCTACTTCATCGTCTAAAAATGTCCTTGGCAAACAGGAGTTTTTGAACCTTTTGGTGACACAGCTAAGGTACCAGGACCCGTTAAAACCAATGGAAGACAAAGAGTTTGTTGCCCAGCTTGCTCAGTTTTCTGCGCTTGAACAGATGCAAAACTTAAATCAGTCCTTTGAATTTTTAAAAGCCCAGAGCATGATAGGAAGATATGTTGTGGCAACAAGCCCGCAAGATGCCTCAAAGCTAATTGAAGGAAGAGTTGATAGTATCAAGATAGACGGTAGCAAGGTTTACTTAAAAGTAAATGGTACAGAAGTGCTTTCTGAAAATGTAAAAGAGGTTTATCACACCTATTCTGAGGAAGTTTTATTAAACATTCTCAATAAGGTGCCCTCAAAAGAAGACCTGCTTGAGATACTAAGCTCCTTGCAAAAGGGAGAATGA
- a CDS encoding TIGR02530 family flagellar biosynthesis protein, whose amino-acid sequence MTVNNIRGITGGKREDFGLTTAKQTTESFAGILSQTLKISKHASERLKFQNINLDEFTLGKLEEAVKKAEQKGLKNDVLVLDGNKAYIVNVKNRVVVTVKDVSSLKDNIFTNIDGVLMI is encoded by the coding sequence ATGACAGTAAATAATATAAGAGGTATTACTGGCGGTAAACGTGAAGACTTCGGCTTGACTACTGCAAAACAAACCACAGAAAGTTTTGCCGGTATTCTTTCACAAACACTCAAAATTTCAAAACATGCAAGCGAAAGGTTAAAATTTCAGAATATAAATTTGGATGAGTTTACCTTGGGCAAGCTGGAGGAGGCTGTGAAAAAGGCTGAGCAAAAAGGTCTTAAAAATGACGTGCTGGTTTTAGATGGGAACAAGGCATATATAGTGAATGTTAAAAACAGAGTTGTTGTGACTGTAAAAGATGTGTCAAGCTTGAAGGATAACATATTCACAAACATCGATGGAGTGTTGATGATTTGA
- the flgC gene encoding flagellar basal body rod protein FlgC, producing the protein MGMFDAINISSSALAAQRVRMDVIAQNIANANTTRTENGQPYRRKIVIFEERKQSFSDILNQKIGQAQASSYGGVRVKAILEDPSPFKKVYDPTHPDADQNGYVNYPNVDIVTEMVNMIEASRSYEANVTTLNITKSMITRTFEIGK; encoded by the coding sequence ATGGGAATGTTTGATGCGATAAACATCTCTTCATCAGCTTTAGCTGCCCAGCGTGTCAGAATGGATGTAATTGCCCAAAACATTGCAAACGCAAACACTACAAGAACAGAAAATGGTCAGCCGTACAGAAGAAAAATTGTCATTTTTGAAGAAAGAAAACAAAGCTTTTCTGACATATTAAATCAGAAGATTGGGCAAGCTCAAGCTTCATCTTATGGCGGTGTGAGAGTAAAGGCTATTTTAGAGGACCCAAGCCCGTTTAAAAAAGTATATGACCCTACCCATCCAGATGCTGACCAAAACGGGTATGTAAATTATCCCAATGTGGACATTGTCACAGAGATGGTTAACATGATTGAAGCATCGCGCTCGTATGAGGCAAATGTCACAACTCTTAATATCACGAAGTCGATGATAACAAGAACATTTGAAATAGGTAAATAA
- the fliI gene encoding flagellar protein export ATPase FliI, with the protein MIEKLKSKIENANFYQFTGFVNQVIGLTIESQGPAVSIGTLCRIKAAKTETLAEVVGFKENKVLLMPYSDLVGVFPGCKVVAQDSIFEVKVGKELLGRILDGLGQPIDGKGEIKSKIKYPVENRAPNPLERPRIDTIMPLGIKAIDALLTIGKGQRVGIFAGSGVGKSTLLGMIARNAKADVNVLALIGERGRELKEFLEKDLKEEGLKRSVVVVATSDESALKRVKAAYVAMAIAEYFRDQGLDVLFLMDSLTRFAMAQREIGLAVGEPPVSRGYTPSVFSIMPKLLERAGKNQKGSITALFTVLVDGDDFNEPITDTARGILDGHIVLSRAIANKNHYPAIDVLASISRVMNDIVEPFHRELANETKRILAVYREAEDLINIGAYTKGSNPEIDRAIELVPRINQFLRQDIDEKFEFEEEIEMLKAIIS; encoded by the coding sequence ATGATTGAAAAATTAAAATCAAAGATTGAAAATGCAAACTTTTACCAGTTCACTGGGTTTGTTAACCAGGTGATAGGCCTTACAATAGAATCGCAGGGCCCGGCTGTTAGCATAGGAACGCTTTGCCGTATAAAAGCTGCAAAGACAGAGACCTTAGCAGAGGTTGTAGGGTTTAAAGAAAACAAAGTACTTTTAATGCCATACTCTGACCTTGTTGGTGTGTTTCCTGGCTGCAAAGTGGTTGCACAGGATAGCATATTTGAAGTGAAAGTGGGAAAAGAGCTTTTGGGAAGAATCCTTGACGGTCTGGGTCAGCCAATTGATGGTAAAGGTGAGATAAAATCAAAGATAAAGTACCCTGTTGAAAACAGGGCACCAAACCCGCTCGAAAGACCGAGGATAGATACTATAATGCCGCTTGGAATCAAAGCTATAGATGCTCTTTTGACCATTGGTAAGGGACAGAGAGTTGGCATATTTGCAGGGAGTGGCGTTGGAAAAAGTACCCTTCTTGGCATGATTGCGCGAAATGCAAAGGCGGATGTCAATGTTCTTGCTTTGATTGGTGAAAGAGGAAGAGAGCTCAAAGAGTTTTTGGAAAAGGATTTGAAGGAAGAAGGGCTTAAAAGGTCTGTTGTGGTGGTGGCAACATCTGATGAGTCAGCGCTAAAAAGAGTAAAAGCGGCATATGTTGCAATGGCAATTGCGGAGTATTTTCGTGACCAGGGGCTTGATGTTCTTTTTCTGATGGACTCACTTACAAGGTTTGCGATGGCTCAACGGGAGATAGGTCTTGCGGTTGGTGAGCCGCCAGTGTCGCGCGGGTATACACCGTCTGTGTTTTCTATCATGCCAAAGCTTTTAGAGCGTGCAGGAAAGAACCAGAAAGGGTCCATCACAGCTCTTTTTACTGTCCTTGTTGATGGTGATGATTTTAACGAACCTATTACTGACACAGCCAGGGGTATTTTGGACGGTCACATTGTCCTGTCAAGGGCGATAGCGAATAAAAACCACTATCCGGCAATTGATGTGCTTGCAAGCATTAGCAGGGTGATGAACGATATTGTTGAGCCTTTTCACAGGGAGCTTGCGAACGAGACTAAACGAATTTTAGCTGTGTACAGGGAAGCAGAGGATTTGATAAACATTGGTGCGTATACAAAAGGTTCAAACCCGGAGATTGACAGGGCGATTGAACTTGTGCCACGGATAAACCAGTTTTTGAGGCAAGACATTGACGAAAAATTTGAGTTTGAAGAAGAGATTGAAATGCTAAAGGCTATAATTTCATAA
- a CDS encoding flagellar hook protein FlgE, which yields MMRSMFSSISSLRAHQTRMDVIGDNIANVNTVGFKSSRVTFASVFASVLKSASAPDTASGRGGANPMQIGLGVSVASVDMNMTRGSLQRTDNPTDLAIEGDGFFVVGGDGRAPRFTRAGNFSLDKMGNLVTATGLNVLGWMYDPVNNQIDTTKSPSKINILAFPTLPPKATDKISFDGNLSADTKIYSGQITKFEDLLNVPADSKYSTSFKVYDSQGKEHTLQLTFVKTNDNTWEWFVDAPRIKKNIGTAQNPQEAYVYVDDMIEANNDYDNFIARGTITFGQAGKVLDDENTTDVEGITITGGRYINTQNGTFTINFKNSVVNPITLKVNSSQFDVNDATNIAFFLKNITQFGNMESSIRVAQMTGYSAGSLQGFNVDASGKITGVYSNGLNQLIGQIAIATFANPAGLQRIGDNLYINTVNSGDPEIGTPGSGSRGTISQGTLEMSNVDLAKEFTDMIVTQRGYQANARVITASDELLQDLVNIKR from the coding sequence ATGATGAGGTCAATGTTTTCTTCAATATCTTCTCTTCGCGCACACCAGACCAGGATGGATGTGATTGGTGATAATATTGCCAATGTAAATACAGTGGGATTTAAATCAAGCAGAGTAACCTTTGCTTCTGTTTTTGCCTCTGTTCTAAAATCAGCTTCAGCACCTGATACTGCATCAGGTCGAGGAGGGGCAAACCCTATGCAGATTGGCCTTGGTGTTTCGGTTGCGTCTGTTGATATGAACATGACAAGAGGAAGCCTTCAGCGAACCGATAATCCCACAGACCTTGCAATTGAAGGCGATGGGTTTTTTGTTGTAGGAGGAGACGGCAGAGCTCCGCGCTTCACAAGAGCGGGGAATTTCAGCTTGGACAAGATGGGAAATTTAGTAACGGCGACAGGATTGAACGTGCTGGGGTGGATGTATGATCCTGTAAACAATCAAATTGATACCACAAAATCGCCTTCAAAAATAAATATCCTTGCATTTCCTACTCTGCCTCCAAAGGCAACAGATAAGATAAGTTTTGATGGTAATTTGAGCGCTGATACAAAAATCTATTCAGGGCAAATAACAAAATTTGAGGACCTATTAAACGTACCTGCTGATAGCAAATATTCAACCAGCTTCAAGGTTTATGATTCGCAGGGGAAAGAACATACATTGCAGCTCACATTTGTAAAAACAAATGACAACACATGGGAATGGTTTGTAGATGCACCGAGAATAAAGAAGAATATAGGTACTGCCCAAAATCCACAAGAAGCATATGTATATGTTGATGATATGATAGAAGCAAACAATGATTATGACAACTTCATTGCAAGAGGAACAATAACGTTTGGTCAGGCTGGTAAAGTACTTGATGATGAAAATACAACCGATGTAGAAGGAATTACCATTACTGGAGGACGATATATTAATACGCAAAATGGTACTTTTACAATTAATTTCAAAAACAGTGTTGTGAATCCTATTACATTAAAAGTAAATAGTTCTCAATTTGATGTAAATGATGCGACAAACATTGCCTTTTTTCTCAAAAACATAACCCAGTTTGGTAACATGGAAAGTTCGATAAGAGTTGCGCAAATGACAGGGTACAGTGCAGGAAGCCTCCAGGGATTTAACGTTGATGCATCAGGCAAGATTACAGGTGTTTACTCAAATGGTTTAAATCAACTTATAGGTCAGATTGCAATTGCTACATTTGCGAACCCTGCAGGACTTCAACGAATTGGTGATAACCTGTATATTAATACAGTAAACTCGGGCGATCCAGAGATTGGAACACCCGGTTCTGGTTCAAGAGGTACAATATCTCAGGGAACACTTGAGATGTCAAATGTTGATTTAGCAAAAGAGTTTACAGACATGATAGTGACCCAAAGAGGGTATCAGGCAAACGCAAGGGTGATAACAGCATCTGATGAGCTTCTGCAAGATTTGGTAAATATTAAGAGGTAA
- a CDS encoding FliH/SctL family protein: MSNVIRNNQVLIQNPVETNYKVLLEKLIKARAEIEHYERRLKEQEEEFEKQKNRAEVLQKEAEEILNQARQEAHRIIDEANVRAQLILQQAREDGYKEGLEKGLLDAQKEYEKMLESIEIKKAMVLKEREDILKDLESKVLLLVPQILEKVLEREIKDRSFLEQYIKNAILQLSIRNNLTLRVSEEDFEYVNCKLDEILRGIDGIDKVDVKIDKALKSGDVVIETPYGFVETGVRMRLEKIQEIVLSLIGD, from the coding sequence TTGTCTAATGTTATAAGAAATAATCAGGTATTGATTCAAAATCCGGTTGAGACAAACTACAAAGTGCTTCTTGAAAAGCTTATAAAGGCAAGGGCTGAGATTGAGCACTATGAAAGAAGGCTAAAAGAGCAAGAAGAAGAGTTTGAAAAACAAAAAAATCGAGCCGAGGTTCTTCAAAAAGAAGCTGAAGAGATCTTAAATCAAGCAAGACAGGAGGCGCACAGAATAATAGATGAAGCAAATGTCCGTGCTCAGTTGATTTTGCAGCAGGCACGGGAAGATGGCTACAAAGAAGGATTGGAGAAGGGTTTGCTTGATGCTCAAAAAGAATATGAAAAGATGCTTGAAAGTATAGAAATTAAAAAGGCAATGGTACTCAAAGAAAGGGAAGATATTCTCAAAGACCTTGAGAGCAAGGTTTTGCTCCTTGTACCTCAAATTTTAGAAAAGGTTTTGGAAAGAGAGATAAAAGACAGAAGCTTTTTAGAACAGTACATCAAAAACGCTATTTTGCAGCTTTCAATTCGAAACAATTTAACTTTAAGAGTAAGCGAAGAAGATTTTGAGTATGTGAATTGCAAACTTGATGAGATTTTGCGTGGAATAGACGGGATTGACAAAGTAGATGTGAAGATTGACAAGGCTTTGAAAAGCGGTGATGTGGTGATTGAAACTCCGTACGGGTTTGTTGAAACAGGTGTGAGAATGCGACTTGAGAAGATTCAAGAGATAGTTTTATCTCTGATTGGTGATTGA
- a CDS encoding flagellar FlbD family protein has translation MIKLRRINNKEFVVNADFIEFVESTPDTVITLTNGVKLVVKESVDEVIEKVIEYKKRIFEGIIFNIQPLQKEHEQ, from the coding sequence ATGATAAAATTGAGAAGAATAAACAACAAAGAGTTTGTGGTAAATGCCGATTTTATAGAGTTTGTGGAATCTACACCGGACACTGTAATAACCCTCACAAATGGTGTAAAACTTGTTGTGAAAGAGTCTGTAGATGAGGTTATTGAAAAGGTCATTGAATATAAAAAAAGGATTTTTGAGGGTATTATATTTAATATACAACCTTTACAAAAGGAGCATGAACAATGA
- the fliF gene encoding flagellar basal-body MS-ring/collar protein FliF has product MPQFLSNFLKNLREKWSSLSKSQKVMLVVSSSLILLSVIAAIYITTRPHYITIFSGLDPKEAAEIQNILSEQKIDSKAANGGTTILVRDTDVDRAKMAAAQAGYPKNSSITFEDALKLSSSMTATEADKRRTFIKLKESEIQQALKQMSDYIEDAVVNLSIPDDYTFALKSEATKPTASVKLTLKKSLSSDQIEGIQRFVAASVEGLLPENVVIIDNKGNYLSDNSSDTAEGLSSKQLQLKNATKNEIEKKVKELLGSYVSSPEDVKVSVNLDMNFDMQKISETKYSPVLEDSGIVVSKKTTKEEAQSTNSVSSGVPGTDTNPTQNTTQYPISSQGGQSTYTKTDETVNYQNNEKRIETIKAPGTINYDKSSIAVVLYRYVTYTQEDFEKSDQAKNISWTQFKLQNQNNKRSFLTDQKEVETIVNLIKSATGIQNVTVEGYEIPTFIDKPQRQIPVDYIYVMLAFLLLIIFAASLLIKATRSKPGRLELAGVGPVEITEERPTAEEILKEAEKKKEAEVEEINVEEFGVSQYEKQIDKLLKEKPEIVAQLLRNWLNEDWE; this is encoded by the coding sequence TTGCCTCAGTTTTTGAGTAATTTTTTGAAAAATTTAAGAGAAAAATGGAGCAGCTTATCAAAATCGCAAAAAGTAATGCTTGTTGTATCTTCTTCTTTAATACTATTATCGGTCATTGCAGCCATTTACATTACAACAAGACCTCATTATATAACAATCTTTTCGGGGCTTGACCCGAAAGAGGCAGCAGAGATTCAAAACATTTTAAGCGAGCAAAAGATTGATTCAAAAGCTGCAAACGGTGGTACAACTATATTGGTAAGGGATACTGATGTTGATAGAGCAAAGATGGCGGCAGCTCAAGCAGGGTATCCTAAAAACAGCAGTATCACATTTGAAGATGCCCTAAAGCTTTCAAGTTCTATGACGGCAACAGAAGCTGATAAAAGAAGGACGTTTATAAAACTCAAAGAAAGTGAGATTCAACAGGCTCTAAAACAGATGTCAGATTACATAGAGGATGCGGTTGTGAATTTGAGCATACCTGATGACTACACTTTTGCGCTTAAAAGTGAGGCAACAAAACCTACTGCAAGTGTAAAGCTCACTTTGAAAAAGAGCTTAAGTTCAGACCAGATAGAAGGTATTCAGAGATTTGTTGCAGCCTCTGTTGAAGGACTTTTGCCCGAAAATGTAGTGATAATAGACAACAAAGGCAATTATCTTTCGGACAATTCGTCGGATACAGCCGAAGGGCTTTCGAGCAAACAGCTTCAGCTCAAGAATGCAACAAAAAATGAAATAGAGAAAAAAGTAAAAGAGCTTTTGGGAAGCTATGTAAGTTCCCCTGAAGATGTGAAGGTGTCAGTGAATTTAGACATGAATTTTGATATGCAAAAGATAAGTGAAACAAAGTACTCCCCTGTTTTAGAAGACAGTGGTATAGTGGTATCAAAGAAGACAACAAAGGAGGAGGCTCAGAGCACAAATTCTGTATCCAGTGGAGTTCCTGGTACTGATACAAATCCCACACAAAATACAACACAGTATCCTATATCTTCTCAAGGCGGCCAGTCTACATATACAAAAACTGATGAGACTGTAAATTACCAGAACAATGAAAAAAGGATTGAGACTATAAAAGCGCCTGGTACCATCAACTATGACAAGTCTTCAATAGCAGTTGTACTGTACAGATATGTTACATATACCCAGGAAGATTTTGAAAAGTCTGACCAGGCGAAAAACATTAGCTGGACTCAATTCAAGCTCCAGAACCAGAACAACAAAAGGTCGTTTTTGACAGACCAAAAAGAGGTAGAAACCATTGTAAATCTAATAAAGAGTGCAACAGGAATACAGAATGTGACAGTAGAGGGGTATGAAATCCCAACCTTTATTGACAAACCACAAAGACAAATTCCTGTTGATTACATCTATGTTATGCTTGCGTTTTTACTTCTCATAATATTTGCTGCAAGCCTCTTGATAAAGGCAACAAGGAGCAAACCTGGCAGACTTGAGCTTGCAGGTGTTGGACCTGTAGAAATTACAGAGGAAAGACCAACAGCTGAGGAGATATTGAAAGAAGCCGAAAAGAAAAAAGAAGCTGAAGTTGAAGAGATAAATGTCGAGGAATTTGGTGTTAGCCAGTATGAGAAACAGATTGACAAGCTCTTAAAAGAAAAGCCGGAAATAGTTGCACAGCTTCTCAGAAACTGGCTCAATGAAGATTGGGAGTGA
- a CDS encoding flagellar hook-length control protein FliK — translation MGTQIIANASMFLFKTFSETSKTKDRLDSGMSFKDVFKKTTADAGDVDNKGGVLPKKVLAWGCRSAALSSQGQVQKDTLNVQKDNHFTQELPDGTNSDLENQVQSQVLQAQVIEFLQLIISLLQRSRNLDKSNLEKLFQNSSIQVTDFLNLQLRPEQMDINLVQNLNDNLNNKIVISEFLQNIVQEIEQKTQNQQVLSYSFVQGNGNSAENIYKLLEELLFGKESQKLFFEVKSHNSSLLKSLRNLFSQEGQSLEVLLEANEGAKILERVLKELENVFKKSNGLKIVNNFYLENSRKAEIGEKATSNFNGIGSNDNNFYKIFSTLLSKGNNPNVNDEEGEAKTEILDLRQHTFALQNKIEDIENTVLFQDDKRIKELRMFIISQLAEKISTIHKQNITTLQVSIKPEWLGSVVIELSKDSSGKIFGNLIVTSPQVKEIIEGSLSSLLTILKDQGINISQLNVSLGGSNTGQQYQEQQRFSQRRNLFLQSNDDSSRNIESLIYEMSESILNLRA, via the coding sequence GTGGGTACGCAGATTATTGCAAATGCCAGCATGTTTCTATTTAAAACATTTTCTGAAACATCTAAAACAAAAGATAGATTGGATAGCGGTATGTCGTTTAAAGATGTCTTCAAGAAGACTACTGCCGATGCTGGAGATGTAGACAATAAAGGTGGTGTTTTGCCAAAAAAGGTCTTGGCATGGGGCTGTAGATCAGCTGCTTTGTCATCTCAAGGGCAAGTTCAAAAGGATACACTCAATGTACAAAAAGACAACCATTTTACTCAAGAGTTGCCTGACGGTACAAACTCAGACTTAGAAAACCAGGTTCAATCTCAAGTATTGCAAGCTCAGGTGATAGAATTTTTACAGCTAATTATTAGTTTGCTTCAAAGAAGTAGAAACTTAGACAAGTCCAATTTAGAGAAGCTTTTTCAAAATAGCAGCATCCAAGTCACAGACTTTTTAAATTTGCAGCTGCGACCTGAGCAGATGGACATAAATTTAGTTCAAAATTTAAATGATAATCTGAACAATAAAATAGTAATTTCTGAGTTTTTACAAAACATTGTGCAGGAAATAGAGCAGAAAACTCAAAACCAGCAGGTTCTTAGCTATAGCTTTGTCCAGGGAAATGGGAATAGTGCAGAAAATATATATAAGTTGTTAGAAGAACTCTTATTTGGTAAAGAAAGTCAAAAGCTGTTTTTTGAAGTTAAATCACATAACAGTTCATTGCTTAAAAGTTTGAGAAATCTTTTTTCACAGGAAGGTCAAAGCTTAGAAGTTTTGCTTGAGGCAAATGAAGGGGCAAAAATTTTAGAGCGGGTTTTAAAAGAACTTGAGAATGTTTTCAAGAAATCAAATGGCCTAAAAATAGTAAATAATTTTTATCTGGAGAATTCAAGAAAAGCAGAAATAGGCGAAAAAGCCACCAGCAATTTTAATGGTATAGGTTCAAATGACAATAATTTTTACAAAATTTTTTCAACCTTGCTGAGCAAAGGGAATAACCCAAATGTAAATGACGAAGAAGGAGAAGCTAAAACAGAGATTTTAGATTTGAGACAGCATACTTTTGCGCTTCAGAACAAGATAGAGGATATAGAGAATACTGTCTTGTTCCAAGATGACAAAAGAATAAAAGAACTCAGAATGTTTATAATTAGCCAGCTTGCTGAGAAAATCTCTACGATTCATAAACAAAATATAACCACATTGCAAGTAAGCATAAAACCAGAATGGCTTGGAAGTGTTGTGATTGAACTTTCCAAAGATAGCAGCGGGAAAATTTTTGGCAATCTCATTGTAACATCGCCCCAGGTGAAAGAAATTATAGAAGGGTCCTTAAGTAGTCTTCTAACCATACTCAAAGACCAGGGTATAAACATATCACAGCTAAATGTAAGCTTAGGAGGCAGCAACACAGGTCAACAGTATCAAGAACAACAAAGGTTTTCTCAAAGAAGAAATTTGTTTCTTCAAAGTAATGACGATAGTAGTAGAAACATAGAAAGTTTGATTTATGAGATGAGCGAGAGCATTCTTAATTTGAGAGCTTGA
- the fliG gene encoding flagellar motor switch protein FliG, which translates to MPRGEISGKQKAAMLLIALGPERSAKIFKHLKEEEIEELTLEIANIRTVSPEQKQAILEEFYSLCLAQEYIAEGGIDYAKEVLEKALGPEKAKEVIEKLTVSLQVRPFDFIRKADASQILNFIQNEHPQTIALVISYLRPQQAAQVLASLPQEKQADVARRIALMDRTSPDVIREVEKVLEKKLSSVVMQDYTVVGGIQAIVDILNAVDRGTEKRILEALELEDVELVEEIRKRMFVFEDIVKLDNRSIQRILREVENNTLAIALKGTTEEVRKVIFSNMSKRMAEMIQEDMEYMGPVRIRDVEEAQQKIVNIIRKLEDAGEIVISRGGGDEIIV; encoded by the coding sequence ATGCCAAGAGGCGAGATTTCTGGAAAGCAAAAAGCTGCAATGCTTTTAATCGCGCTTGGTCCTGAGAGGTCAGCAAAGATTTTTAAGCACTTAAAAGAAGAGGAGATTGAAGAACTGACATTAGAAATAGCCAATATAAGAACAGTGTCACCTGAACAAAAGCAGGCCATCTTGGAAGAATTTTACAGTCTTTGCCTTGCACAGGAGTACATTGCAGAGGGTGGTATTGATTATGCAAAAGAGGTCTTGGAAAAGGCGCTCGGTCCAGAAAAAGCTAAAGAGGTTATAGAAAAGCTAACAGTATCACTTCAAGTGAGACCTTTTGACTTTATCAGAAAAGCTGATGCATCACAAATTCTCAACTTTATTCAAAATGAACATCCACAGACAATAGCGCTTGTTATATCATATTTAAGACCACAGCAGGCAGCTCAGGTTTTAGCCTCCCTGCCTCAGGAAAAACAGGCTGATGTTGCGCGAAGAATTGCGCTTATGGACAGGACCTCGCCGGATGTTATACGCGAGGTTGAAAAGGTGCTTGAGAAAAAACTTTCGTCTGTTGTCATGCAGGATTACACTGTTGTTGGTGGTATTCAAGCTATTGTTGATATATTGAATGCTGTTGACAGGGGAACAGAAAAAAGGATTTTGGAAGCATTAGAACTTGAGGATGTTGAACTTGTAGAGGAAATTAGAAAGCGCATGTTTGTATTTGAAGACATTGTCAAACTTGACAACAGGTCTATCCAGAGGATTTTGCGTGAGGTTGAGAACAATACACTGGCAATTGCTCTTAAAGGTACGACTGAAGAGGTTCGAAAGGTTATCTTTAGCAACATGTCAAAACGTATGGCAGAGATGATTCAAGAGGATATGGAGTATATGGGACCTGTTAGAATACGTGATGTTGAAGAGGCTCAGCAGAAGATTGTTAACATTATAAGAAAGCTTGAAGATGCCGGCGAGATTGTAATTTCTCGTGGCGGGGGAGATGAGATAATTGTCTAA
- the fliE gene encoding flagellar hook-basal body complex protein FliE, with the protein MIGNVNFDNILKAFEKQFSGTNTNSASAQNSQVSFVDFLYKALEKVDGLQKEADYQNNLFLLGLSTNPQDAIVASEKASIALQLTLQIRNKILDAYNEIMRMQV; encoded by the coding sequence ATGATTGGTAATGTAAATTTTGATAATATTTTGAAGGCTTTTGAAAAGCAGTTCTCAGGCACAAATACGAACAGCGCAAGTGCTCAAAATTCCCAGGTTTCGTTTGTTGATTTTCTCTACAAAGCGTTAGAAAAAGTAGATGGTCTTCAAAAAGAAGCAGATTATCAAAACAACCTATTTTTGCTGGGACTTTCTACAAATCCACAGGATGCGATAGTAGCATCTGAAAAAGCTTCTATAGCACTGCAGCTTACATTGCAGATTCGAAACAAGATTTTAGATGCATACAATGAGATTATGCGAATGCAGGTATAA